The Micromonospora sp. NBC_00421 DNA window GGCCGAGGTGGTTGGTGCCGAACTGGAGCTCGAACCCGTCCGCGGTACGGCCGAGCGGCGGGATCATCAGCCCGGCATTGTTGATCAGCAGGTCGATCGGCCCGGTGCAGCCCTCGGCGAACGCCCGGACCGAGGCGAGGTCGGCCAGGTCGAGCCGGCGGACCTCGACCTCGCCGGTCATGGTCGCGGCGGCGGCAGCGCCCTTCGCGGTGTCCCGGACGGCGAGCACGACGTGGGCGCCCCGGGCGGCGAGCACCCGGGCGGCGATCCGGCCGATGCCGCTGTTCGCCCCGGTCACGACGACGGTACGGCCGGTCATGGCGGGAACCTGGGCGGGCGTGAATGTTGTCATGGAAAACAATGTAGCCGGCGACAACAATGTATGCAACGACGACTTTTTGTCGACTACGATGACCGTCGTGCCCGCGTACCACCATGGAAACCTTCGCTCGACGCTGCTCGCGGCGGCCGAGCGCAGCCTGCGTCAACACGGCGCGGGCCAGCTCTCGCTGCGTGAACTGGCCCGGGAGGTCGGCGTCAGCCACGCCGCGCCACGCCGGCACTTCCCCGACCGGCAGGCGCTGCTCGACGCCCTCGCCGAGGCCGGCTTCGCCCGGCTGCACGCCGAACTGTGTGCGGCGCTCGCCGCCGCCGGGGACGACTTCGGGCCGCGCCTGCACGCCATGGCCGCCGCCTACCTGCGGTTCGCCACCGAGGACGCCGCGCTGCTGGAGCTGATGTTCACGGCCAAGCACCGCCAGGGGGCCGACCATCTCGTCGTCGCCGCCGCCGGGCCGTTCGGGCTGATGGACGATTTGATCGCCCAGGGGCAGGCCCAGGGCTTGCTGGAGCCCGGCCCCCCGGACCGCGCCGGCATCGTGCTGTTCGCGACGTTGCAGGGCATCGCCACCCTGGTCAACGGCAACCTGGTGGCAGCAGAGCTGCTCGACGGGATCACCCAGACCGCCGTCGACCAGTTCATGCGGGGGTCCCGCCCCCGTTAGCGGGCGACGTCAGCCGCCGAGCGGGGAGATGCGGGTCACGTTCGGACATGTCACTGGGCGGTGGGCTGCCCCGTCTCAGGGGGTGTAGCCATGAACGACCGCAGAGGAGCACATCATGGACGCCCGACTGAACTTCCTCGCCGCCCCGACCGCCGGCAGGGCCCTCAAGCACATGATGTCGGCGGGCAAGGCGTTGAAGGAGTCACCGCTGCCGACCGCCACCCAGGAGTTGGTGGCGCTGCGCGTGAGCCAGATCAACGGCTGCGCCGTCTGCGTCGACATGCACACCAAGGACGCCGCTGCGGCGGGCGAGACGTCGGTGCGGCTGAACCTGGTCGCGGCCTGGCGGGAGGCCACGGTGTTCACCGAGGCCGAGCGGGCCGCGCTGGCACTGGCGGAGGAGGGAACCCGGGTGGCGGACGCGGCCGGCGGGGTCAGCGACGAGGTGTGGACGGACGCCGCCAAGCACTACGACGACGAGCAACTGGTCGCGCTGGTGTTCCTGGTCTCGTTCATGAACCTGGCGAACCGGATGAACATCATCACCCGGCAGCCGGCCGGCGCCTACCAGCCCGGACAGTTCCACTGAACGCACCACAGCAGCCACCGGCCCGGTGTCCCGACTACGGGCCACCGGGCTCGGAGCCCGCGCAGGTGCACACGAGTGGGTGGGAGGGGTTCCGCGTGACCAAGGTCGA harbors:
- a CDS encoding TetR/AcrR family transcriptional regulator, which codes for MTVVPAYHHGNLRSTLLAAAERSLRQHGAGQLSLRELAREVGVSHAAPRRHFPDRQALLDALAEAGFARLHAELCAALAAAGDDFGPRLHAMAAAYLRFATEDAALLELMFTAKHRQGADHLVVAAAGPFGLMDDLIAQGQAQGLLEPGPPDRAGIVLFATLQGIATLVNGNLVAAELLDGITQTAVDQFMRGSRPR
- a CDS encoding carboxymuconolactone decarboxylase family protein; the protein is MDARLNFLAAPTAGRALKHMMSAGKALKESPLPTATQELVALRVSQINGCAVCVDMHTKDAAAAGETSVRLNLVAAWREATVFTEAERAALALAEEGTRVADAAGGVSDEVWTDAAKHYDDEQLVALVFLVSFMNLANRMNIITRQPAGAYQPGQFH